A genomic window from Oceanobacillus timonensis includes:
- the phnE gene encoding phosphonate ABC transporter, permease protein PhnE, whose protein sequence is MSEKGMQKRKWQLTIALLIIIAITYLSAAITNFNFMDGFAAFPEAIGWMFSNLFITQESLERLPTILDKLIETIFMSIAATTTAAIVSIFLGIMGSKTTSVNGLLSVFARFIASVSRNIPVVAWALILLLSFGQNSLTGYLALFVGTVGFLTRVFIESIDEASPSAVEALTATGATYFHIVNKAVIPQSLPQMISWILFMIETNIRSSTLVGILTGTGIGYTFDMYYKSMNYNAVALVTFSIVLAVIIIELMSNYIRKVIM, encoded by the coding sequence GTGAGTGAAAAGGGGATGCAAAAAAGAAAATGGCAACTGACGATTGCTTTGTTGATTATCATTGCCATAACATATTTATCTGCAGCGATAACGAATTTTAACTTTATGGATGGATTCGCAGCATTTCCTGAAGCGATTGGCTGGATGTTTTCTAATTTGTTCATTACCCAGGAGTCGCTAGAAAGGCTGCCAACCATTTTGGACAAACTGATAGAGACTATTTTTATGTCCATAGCAGCAACGACGACAGCTGCGATTGTTTCCATCTTTCTTGGCATCATGGGATCAAAAACGACGAGCGTAAATGGTTTGTTAAGTGTGTTTGCCCGCTTCATTGCATCTGTATCACGTAATATCCCGGTTGTGGCTTGGGCGTTGATTTTATTGCTTTCTTTTGGACAAAATTCGTTAACGGGGTATTTAGCATTATTTGTAGGAACAGTTGGATTCTTAACAAGGGTATTTATTGAATCCATTGATGAAGCAAGTCCCAGTGCGGTTGAAGCCTTGACAGCTACAGGAGCAACCTATTTTCATATTGTAAATAAAGCAGTCATTCCGCAAAGTTTACCACAAATGATCAGCTGGATTTTATTTATGATTGAAACAAATATCCGCAGTTCGACATTAGTAGGTATTTTAACAGGTACAGGAATCGGATATACCTTTGATATGTACTATAAATCAATGAACTATAATGCAGTTGCCCTAGTCACCTTCAGCATTGTGCTCGCAGTAATCATTATTGAGCTTATGTCAAACTATATACGGAAGGTGATTATGTAA